One Brevibacterium spongiae DNA segment encodes these proteins:
- a CDS encoding rhomboid family intramembrane serine protease, with protein MSSDPSPRFTAEESRMLFGTDSAGSGSPRPDRSSNPPVAHLPTSVDRDHHLARFVPVIAVLAVMWVIEIVDALLPFDLDAFSLQSWNPLSLYGLITSPLLHSGFGHLTANTFPFLVLGIVIAFGGSRRFWQVTAITALSSGLGAWLTTWPGQHIIGASGIVFGFFGYLAVRTWFTEDVLRKIVYFAIGLFIFITYGASMIFGMLPQTNDISWQGHLFGFAGGIFAAWLLHRRRQGDAPAK; from the coding sequence ATGAGTTCCGACCCCTCCCCTCGTTTCACCGCTGAGGAATCCCGCATGCTCTTCGGCACCGACTCCGCCGGTTCCGGGTCTCCCCGCCCCGACCGCTCTTCGAATCCCCCGGTGGCACACCTGCCCACCAGCGTCGACCGCGATCACCATCTCGCGCGGTTCGTGCCGGTGATCGCTGTTCTGGCGGTGATGTGGGTCATCGAGATCGTCGATGCGCTCCTCCCGTTCGACCTCGATGCCTTCAGCCTGCAGTCGTGGAATCCGCTCTCCCTCTACGGGCTGATCACCTCACCGCTGCTGCATTCGGGATTCGGCCACCTCACGGCCAATACGTTCCCGTTCCTCGTCCTCGGCATCGTCATCGCCTTCGGAGGATCACGTCGCTTCTGGCAGGTCACGGCGATCACAGCCCTGAGTTCGGGCCTTGGTGCCTGGCTGACGACCTGGCCGGGCCAGCACATCATCGGTGCCTCGGGCATCGTCTTCGGCTTCTTCGGCTACCTTGCGGTGCGCACGTGGTTCACCGAAGACGTGCTGCGCAAGATCGTCTACTTCGCGATCGGACTCTTCATCTTCATCACCTACGGGGCATCGATGATCTTCGGCATGCTGCCGCAGACCAATGACATCTCCTGGCAGGGGCACCTCTTCGGCTTCGCCGGCGGCATCTTCGCCGCGTGGCTGCTGCATCGTCGGCGACAGGGTGACGCCCCTGCGAAGTGA
- the pth gene encoding aminoacyl-tRNA hydrolase has translation MTNEAWLVFGLGNPGPKYEATRHNIGQMVIAELASRIGTGLTRTKLRSNVGTGRLPTGSVPGLPGPRVVLGTSTGFMNESGGPVRQLADFYGIDTERIIAVHDDVDIPFDAIKAKRGGGEGGHNGLRSMTSVLGTKDYLRVRAGVGRPPGRQDTADYVLRPFSKDERTTLPIFVSDLADAVETLINDGLDAVQQKFHSR, from the coding sequence ATGACGAACGAGGCGTGGTTGGTCTTCGGACTGGGCAACCCCGGTCCGAAATACGAAGCGACCCGTCACAACATCGGACAGATGGTCATCGCCGAACTCGCCTCACGCATCGGCACCGGGCTGACCCGGACGAAGCTGAGGTCCAATGTCGGCACCGGCCGTCTGCCCACCGGCAGCGTGCCCGGCCTGCCCGGACCGCGCGTGGTGCTGGGAACCTCCACCGGCTTTATGAACGAGTCAGGCGGTCCGGTGCGGCAGCTGGCCGATTTCTACGGCATCGACACCGAGCGGATCATCGCCGTCCATGACGATGTGGACATTCCGTTCGACGCCATCAAGGCCAAACGCGGTGGGGGCGAAGGCGGCCACAACGGCCTCCGGTCGATGACCTCGGTGCTGGGAACGAAGGACTATCTGCGGGTGCGAGCCGGAGTGGGACGGCCACCGGGACGCCAGGACACCGCCGACTATGTGCTGCGTCCCTTCTCCAAGGACGAACGGACCACTCTGCCGATCTTCGTCTCCGACCTCGCAGACGCCGTCGAGACGCTCATCAATGACGGTCTGGACGCAGTGCAGCAGAAGTTCCATTCCCGCTGA
- a CDS encoding CsbD family protein yields MGVDDKFQNKAEDLGGRAKESIGDATGDDELKAEGATDQLKAKAKDVGESVKDLGASVKDKFSK; encoded by the coding sequence ATGGGCGTTGACGACAAGTTCCAGAACAAGGCAGAAGACCTCGGCGGACGGGCCAAGGAGTCCATCGGTGACGCCACCGGTGACGACGAGCTCAAGGCCGAAGGCGCAACCGATCAGCTCAAGGCCAAGGCCAAGGACGTCGGCGAGTCCGTCAAGGACCTCGGCGCATCGGTCAAGGACAAATTCTCGAAGTGA
- the eno gene encoding phosphopyruvate hydratase codes for MAEIVAANAREILDSRGNPTVEVEVLLADESVGRAGVPSGASTGEFEAVELRDGDPERYLGKGVTQAVDAVVDEIHEAIVGLESDDQRLVDQALIELDGTDNKSRLGANAMLGTSLAVARAAAVSADLPLYRYLGGPNAHVMPVPMMNILNGGSHADSNVDIQEFMIAPIGAASFHEALQWSVEVYHALKGVLKERGLSTGLGDEGGFAPNLDSNAAALDLILEAIDIAGHRPGRDIAVALDVASSEFYNDGVYEFEGGKKTAAEMAAYYEELLAKYPLVSIEDPLDENDWDGWATLTEAIGSKVQLVGDDLFVTNPERLQRGIDNSTANSLLVKVNQIGTLTETLDAVSLAQTNGYTTMISHRSGETEDTTIADLAVATNAGQIKAGAPARSERVAKYNQLLRIEEQLGDGARYAGRGAFPRFEA; via the coding sequence GTGGCTGAGATCGTTGCCGCAAATGCCCGCGAAATCCTGGATTCCCGGGGAAACCCCACCGTCGAGGTGGAAGTGCTGTTGGCCGATGAGTCCGTCGGCCGTGCCGGTGTCCCGTCCGGCGCCTCCACGGGAGAGTTCGAAGCCGTCGAACTGCGCGACGGAGACCCGGAGCGCTATCTGGGCAAGGGTGTCACCCAGGCCGTCGATGCCGTCGTCGACGAGATCCACGAAGCCATCGTCGGGCTCGAAAGCGACGATCAGCGACTGGTCGACCAGGCGCTCATCGAACTCGACGGAACCGACAACAAGTCCCGCCTCGGCGCGAACGCGATGCTCGGCACCTCACTGGCCGTCGCCCGCGCGGCAGCAGTCTCCGCGGACCTGCCCCTCTACCGGTACCTCGGGGGACCGAACGCGCACGTCATGCCGGTGCCGATGATGAACATCCTCAACGGCGGATCCCATGCCGACTCGAACGTCGACATCCAGGAATTCATGATCGCCCCGATCGGTGCCGCCAGCTTCCACGAGGCTCTGCAGTGGAGCGTCGAGGTCTACCACGCACTCAAGGGCGTGCTCAAAGAACGCGGACTGTCGACTGGGCTCGGTGACGAGGGCGGATTCGCCCCGAACCTCGACTCGAACGCCGCTGCACTCGACCTCATCCTCGAGGCCATCGACATCGCCGGCCACCGTCCCGGACGTGACATCGCCGTCGCCCTCGACGTCGCCTCTTCGGAGTTCTACAACGACGGGGTCTACGAATTCGAAGGCGGGAAGAAGACCGCCGCAGAGATGGCCGCCTACTACGAGGAGCTGCTCGCGAAGTACCCGCTCGTGTCCATCGAGGACCCCCTCGACGAGAACGACTGGGACGGATGGGCAACGCTGACCGAGGCGATCGGTTCGAAGGTCCAGCTCGTCGGCGACGACCTGTTCGTGACCAACCCCGAGCGTCTGCAGCGCGGAATCGACAACTCGACTGCGAACTCGCTGCTGGTCAAGGTCAACCAGATCGGCACCCTCACCGAAACCCTCGACGCAGTGTCCCTGGCACAGACGAACGGGTACACGACGATGATCTCGCACCGTTCGGGTGAGACCGAGGATACGACGATCGCCGACCTCGCTGTGGCCACGAACGCCGGTCAGATCAAGGCCGGAGCTCCGGCGCGGTCGGAGCGCGTCGCGAAGTACAACCAGCT
- a CDS encoding MazG nucleotide pyrophosphohydrolase domain-containing protein: protein MDEPGTPRGPVTQPVVEAMATLRRRCPWSSRQDHRSLEKYAREETDELIEALEEFNASPTPDHRAAVVEELGDVFYQVLFHSALLDESGGHDYGHSLGAIIDGLEEKLIRRHPLAFGDDAGDEMASLEDVEREYRRIKADEKSARHREEDDR, encoded by the coding sequence GTGGATGAGCCCGGAACCCCACGGGGACCCGTCACCCAGCCGGTGGTTGAGGCGATGGCGACCCTGCGCCGGCGCTGCCCCTGGTCGAGCCGACAGGACCACCGCAGCCTCGAGAAGTACGCCCGCGAAGAGACCGATGAGCTCATCGAGGCCCTCGAGGAATTCAATGCCTCACCGACACCGGACCACCGGGCCGCGGTGGTCGAAGAACTCGGCGACGTGTTCTACCAGGTGCTCTTCCACTCAGCCCTGCTCGACGAAAGCGGCGGACACGACTACGGTCACAGCCTGGGAGCCATCATCGACGGTCTCGAGGAGAAGCTCATCCGCCGCCATCCGCTGGCCTTCGGCGACGACGCCGGGGACGAGATGGCCTCGTTGGAAGACGTCGAACGCGAATACCGGCGGATCAAAGCGGACGAGAAATCCGCACGGCACAGAGAGGAAGACGACCGATGA
- a CDS encoding arylsulfotransferase family protein: protein MAKLRFVLAGLTATTLLLMGCTADADEDIPVAERWDFHSRPDLSPPKVDIDSTEFPADDGDLATVLAPKGQTAADDKSWVGGLILDAAGDPLWIREDGDSLWDLRVQEYRDEPVLTWWEGLAETPHTAGEVVILDTSYQEIARVGMGGELPKGTSDLHETTITDDDTMLLLSYVKTQTDLSSVGGEKDGWAWEGVVQEVDIATGEPLFEWRSLDAVPVDQSEAELKDGEGTEDEPYDYIHLNSISEDDDGKSFLVSARNTHAVYQLDRDSGELNWTLGGKASDFEMGEGATFAWQHDAHRRSDGTVTMFDNHAAPRLGDSRGLRLDVDEKKKRAEVVTEYPAPDDRSSGSQGNMQELDNGNVVVGWGSEPYVSEFTKDGKLLTDLTFVGGSNYRAYRSEWHAQPVAPPTATKSEPQAGLTRIHMSWNGATEVESWRVLSGDDEDHLSENDVVQRTGFETAADITPHGSKIVVEALDEDGQTLASTRVAPRSQ, encoded by the coding sequence ATGGCCAAGTTGAGATTCGTCCTGGCAGGGTTGACTGCCACCACGTTGCTGCTCATGGGCTGCACCGCCGATGCCGATGAGGACATCCCGGTCGCCGAACGCTGGGACTTCCATTCCCGCCCTGATCTCTCACCGCCGAAGGTCGACATCGACTCCACAGAGTTCCCCGCCGACGACGGTGACCTGGCGACAGTGCTGGCGCCGAAGGGTCAGACTGCGGCCGACGACAAGTCGTGGGTCGGTGGACTCATCCTCGATGCCGCCGGGGATCCGCTGTGGATCAGAGAAGACGGAGACTCCCTGTGGGACCTGCGGGTCCAGGAGTATCGGGATGAGCCGGTGCTCACCTGGTGGGAGGGTCTGGCCGAGACCCCGCACACGGCCGGAGAGGTCGTCATCCTCGACACCTCGTATCAGGAGATCGCCCGCGTCGGCATGGGCGGCGAACTGCCCAAGGGCACCTCGGACCTCCACGAGACGACGATCACCGACGACGACACGATGCTCCTCCTCTCCTACGTCAAGACGCAGACCGATCTCAGTTCCGTCGGCGGAGAGAAGGACGGTTGGGCATGGGAGGGAGTCGTCCAGGAGGTCGACATCGCCACAGGCGAGCCCCTGTTCGAATGGCGCTCGCTCGACGCCGTCCCCGTCGACCAGTCCGAAGCCGAACTCAAGGACGGTGAGGGCACGGAGGACGAACCCTACGACTACATCCATCTCAACTCCATCAGCGAAGACGACGACGGGAAGTCCTTCCTCGTCTCCGCCCGGAATACGCATGCCGTCTACCAGCTCGACCGGGACTCAGGCGAACTCAACTGGACTCTCGGCGGCAAGGCCTCGGACTTCGAGATGGGTGAGGGTGCGACCTTCGCGTGGCAGCACGACGCCCACCGCCGCTCCGATGGGACGGTGACGATGTTCGACAACCACGCCGCGCCCCGCCTCGGCGATTCCCGCGGTCTGCGCCTCGACGTCGATGAGAAGAAGAAGCGCGCCGAGGTGGTCACCGAGTACCCGGCTCCCGACGATCGGTCGTCGGGCAGTCAGGGAAATATGCAGGAACTCGACAACGGCAATGTCGTCGTCGGTTGGGGTTCGGAACCCTATGTCTCGGAATTCACGAAGGACGGGAAGCTGCTCACCGACCTCACGTTCGTGGGCGGGTCGAACTACCGGGCGTACCGGTCCGAGTGGCATGCTCAGCCCGTCGCCCCGCCGACGGCGACGAAGTCCGAGCCGCAGGCCGGGCTCACCCGCATCCACATGAGTTGGAACGGCGCCACCGAGGTGGAATCGTGGCGGGTGCTCAGTGGTGACGACGAAGACCACCTCAGCGAGAACGATGTCGTGCAGCGCACCGGGTTCGAAACCGCAGCCGACATCACCCCGCACGGGTCGAAGATCGTCGTCGAAGCCCTCGATGAGGACGGCCAGACGCTCGCATCGACTCGAGTGGCGCCGCGATCACAGTGA
- the mfd gene encoding transcription-repair coupling factor, with product MLNGLDLTRRNPTITGLVAAFNDPNEGGGTIDAIKGLWPSILRRTVNAGAAGDGAAASAPQLIVTATTREAEDLTQALADWVPADSIAIFPSWETLPHEKLSPRSDTVGQRLEVLRRLTHPAPGRELTFIIMPVRAFLQPLAKGLGDIAPAELAVGDEYDIDDLAARLTELAYSRVDMVSRRGEFAVRGGIVDIFPATAERALRVEFFGDEVDEIREFSVSDQRSIPAAEGEAPLTLSAPPCRELLLTDSVRARAAKLAEEVPGAADMLEKIAGGVAVEGMESLSAVLADGMEPIIALLPADSKIIITEPERVEARAADLVETTNEFLEAAWAGAAAGGESPIDLSAASFRTVAEMEDGARLIGLAWWEIGGFAHDEELAAPEENIFSVPARIPKGYAGDVEAILADVKGLIHDRWRILVLTEGPGPGRRMVEVFSEAGVPATFVDDPTDLPEALVTVTTAASFGGFVFDDLKLAVLTEADVLGRAAATSTRDMRRLPTRRRRNQVDPLNLAPGDYVVHDQHGVGRFVEMTQRTTGRGANKHTREYLIIEYAPAKRGQPGDRLYVPSDALDQVTRYVGGESPSLNKMGGADWQTTKAKARKAVKEIAGELIRLYSARQATVGHAYGPDTPWQRELEDAFHYVETADQLTTIDEVKSDMEKTVPMDRLICGDVGYGKTEIAVRAAFKAIQEGKQVAVLVPTTLLVQQHYETFAERYSGFPVTVGALSRFQSKQESEKVKEALGAGTLDLVIGTHRLLSGEVRFKDLGLVIIDEEQRFGVEHKETLKALRTNVDVLAMSATPIPRTLEMAVTGIREMSTLATPPEERHPVLTYVGKREDKQIKAAIRRELMREGQVFYIHNRVRDIEAVAGHIAEMVPEARIAIAHGKMNETRLEQVIVDFWEKKYDVLVCTTIVETGIDIANANTLIIDNADRYGLSQLHQLRGRVGRGRERAYAYFLYPPDTQLTETAHDRLTTLAAHTELGAGMQVAMKDLEIRGAGNLLGGQQSGHIEGVGFDLYVRLVGEAVAKFRGEDTEPEADMRIELPVDAHLPADYVDHERLRLEAYRKLAAAANEDELKEVLDELVDRYGPYPAPVGVLADVARLRIRARASGVSDIVMQGNFIRFGPVELADSQVVRLKRLYPKSLLKPALRSVLVPKPMAGTGFDAKEMTDSDILRWAHQFLDAILPVVESEATEKSEAVTNG from the coding sequence GTGCTCAACGGACTCGATCTCACCCGCCGGAATCCCACCATCACCGGACTCGTCGCCGCATTCAACGACCCGAATGAGGGTGGGGGCACGATCGACGCGATCAAGGGACTGTGGCCGTCGATCCTGCGGCGGACCGTCAATGCCGGCGCCGCAGGAGACGGCGCAGCCGCCTCGGCGCCGCAGCTCATCGTCACCGCCACGACCCGCGAAGCCGAGGACCTCACCCAGGCGCTCGCCGACTGGGTGCCTGCGGACTCGATCGCGATCTTCCCCAGCTGGGAGACCCTGCCGCATGAGAAGCTCTCGCCGCGTTCGGACACCGTCGGCCAGCGCCTCGAGGTGCTGCGCCGTCTGACTCACCCTGCGCCCGGGCGGGAGCTGACCTTCATCATCATGCCCGTGCGCGCGTTCCTCCAGCCCCTGGCGAAGGGACTCGGCGACATCGCTCCGGCAGAGCTCGCCGTCGGAGACGAATACGACATCGACGATCTGGCCGCACGCCTGACCGAACTCGCCTACTCTCGTGTCGACATGGTCTCGCGGCGGGGCGAGTTCGCCGTCCGCGGCGGCATCGTCGACATCTTCCCGGCCACCGCGGAGCGGGCGCTGCGTGTGGAGTTCTTCGGCGACGAGGTCGACGAGATCCGCGAATTCTCCGTCAGCGACCAGCGTTCCATCCCCGCCGCCGAAGGCGAAGCACCGCTGACCCTGTCCGCACCCCCGTGCCGGGAGCTGCTCCTGACCGATTCGGTCCGCGCACGCGCAGCGAAGCTCGCCGAGGAGGTTCCCGGCGCCGCGGACATGCTCGAGAAGATCGCCGGCGGAGTCGCCGTCGAAGGCATGGAATCCCTCTCGGCCGTCCTCGCCGACGGGATGGAGCCGATCATCGCGCTGCTGCCCGCGGACTCGAAGATCATCATCACCGAACCCGAACGGGTCGAAGCCCGTGCCGCGGACCTCGTGGAGACGACGAACGAGTTCCTCGAGGCCGCATGGGCCGGAGCCGCCGCCGGGGGAGAGTCCCCGATCGACCTGTCCGCGGCCAGCTTCCGCACCGTTGCGGAGATGGAGGACGGTGCGCGTCTCATCGGGCTGGCCTGGTGGGAGATCGGCGGTTTCGCCCACGATGAGGAACTCGCCGCCCCGGAAGAGAACATCTTCTCAGTGCCTGCCCGCATCCCGAAGGGCTACGCCGGTGATGTCGAAGCGATTCTCGCCGACGTCAAGGGCCTCATCCACGACAGATGGCGGATCCTGGTGCTCACCGAGGGGCCCGGACCGGGCCGCCGGATGGTCGAAGTGTTCTCCGAAGCCGGTGTGCCCGCGACCTTCGTCGATGACCCCACGGACCTTCCCGAAGCGCTCGTGACGGTGACCACTGCGGCCTCCTTCGGCGGGTTCGTCTTCGACGATCTCAAACTTGCCGTGCTCACCGAAGCCGATGTGCTCGGCCGGGCGGCGGCCACCTCGACGAGGGACATGCGCCGGCTGCCCACCCGACGGCGCCGCAACCAGGTCGACCCGCTCAACCTAGCGCCCGGCGACTATGTCGTCCACGACCAACACGGTGTCGGTCGCTTCGTCGAAATGACGCAGCGGACCACCGGACGGGGAGCGAACAAGCACACCCGCGAATATCTCATCATCGAATACGCCCCGGCCAAGCGCGGGCAGCCCGGCGACCGTCTTTACGTCCCGTCCGACGCGCTCGACCAGGTCACCCGGTATGTCGGCGGAGAGAGCCCGAGTCTCAACAAGATGGGCGGCGCGGACTGGCAGACGACGAAGGCCAAGGCGCGCAAGGCCGTCAAGGAGATCGCCGGGGAACTCATCCGCCTCTATTCGGCCCGGCAGGCCACGGTCGGTCATGCGTACGGTCCGGACACCCCCTGGCAGCGCGAACTCGAGGACGCCTTCCACTACGTCGAGACCGCCGACCAGCTCACCACCATCGACGAGGTCAAGTCCGATATGGAGAAGACGGTGCCGATGGACCGTCTGATCTGCGGAGACGTCGGCTACGGAAAGACGGAGATCGCGGTCCGAGCCGCATTCAAAGCAATTCAGGAGGGCAAGCAGGTCGCGGTGCTCGTGCCGACGACCCTGCTCGTCCAACAGCACTATGAGACCTTCGCCGAACGGTATTCGGGATTCCCCGTCACCGTCGGGGCACTCTCGCGCTTCCAGTCGAAGCAGGAGTCCGAGAAGGTCAAGGAAGCCTTGGGCGCAGGCACACTCGACCTCGTCATCGGCACCCACCGGCTGCTCAGCGGCGAGGTGAGGTTCAAAGACCTCGGTCTGGTCATCATCGATGAGGAGCAGCGTTTCGGCGTCGAGCACAAGGAGACGCTCAAGGCGCTGCGCACCAACGTCGATGTCCTCGCGATGTCGGCGACGCCGATTCCGCGCACACTGGAGATGGCCGTCACCGGCATCCGCGAGATGTCGACCCTGGCGACGCCTCCCGAGGAACGGCACCCGGTTCTGACCTACGTCGGCAAGCGCGAAGACAAGCAGATCAAAGCTGCGATCCGCCGTGAGCTCATGCGGGAAGGTCAGGTCTTCTACATCCACAACCGGGTCCGCGACATCGAAGCGGTGGCCGGTCACATCGCCGAGATGGTGCCCGAAGCCCGGATCGCCATCGCCCACGGCAAAATGAACGAAACCCGCCTGGAGCAGGTCATCGTCGACTTCTGGGAGAAGAAGTACGACGTGCTCGTGTGCACGACGATCGTCGAGACAGGCATCGACATCGCGAACGCGAACACGCTCATCATCGACAACGCAGACCGGTACGGTCTCTCTCAGCTCCACCAGCTGCGCGGGCGAGTGGGCCGCGGACGCGAACGCGCCTACGCCTACTTCCTCTACCCGCCGGACACTCAGCTGACCGAAACCGCACACGACAGGCTGACGACGCTGGCGGCACACACGGAGCTGGGTGCCGGTATGCAGGTGGCGATGAAGGACCTCGAGATCCGCGGCGCCGGCAACCTCCTCGGCGGTCAGCAGTCCGGACACATCGAAGGGGTCGGATTCGACCTCTACGTCCGTCTCGTCGGCGAAGCTGTGGCGAAGTTCCGCGGGGAGGACACCGAACCCGAAGCGGATATGCGCATCGAACTGCCCGTCGACGCCCACCTGCCCGCCGACTACGTCGACCACGAGCGGCTGCGCCTCGAGGCGTACCGAAAGCTCGCTGCGGCAGCGAACGAAGACGAACTCAAGGAAGTCCTCGACGAACTCGTCGACCGCTACGGGCCCTACCCGGCACCGGTCGGAGTGCTCGCTGATGTGGCCCGGCTGCGCATCCGCGCCCGCGCCTCCGGCGTCAGCGACATCGTCATGCAGGGCAACTTCATCCGCTTCGGGCCGGTCGAACTCGCCGACTCGCAAGTGGTCAGGCTCAAGCGCCTGTACCCGAAGTCGCTGCTCAAACCGGCGCTGCGCTCCGTCCTCGTGCCCAAACCGATGGCCGGAACCGGGTTCGATGCGAAGGAGATGACCGATTCGGACATCCTCCGCTGGGCCCACCAGTTCCTCGACGCGATCCTGCCCGTCGTCGAATCCGAAGCCACGGAGAAGTCGGAGGCCGTCACGAACGGTTGA
- a CDS encoding tyrosine-protein phosphatase, whose protein sequence is MSLERLAVEGTFNFRDLGGASTQSGERAVRLGQVFRADGLAQLTDRSRTAMRELGIGTVIDLRDIGERSKLPDALDGLDVTHIELPVFDDHFFPSRPMSVKEMKAAAKATGMDLSDRSLERIYDLMITHFGHRLAAVVDSIAEHCGTGVVFHCSAGKDRTGVVGAFVLDLLGVGRETIIDEYTVTSTHLADGFLDSITRNFADAGISGNLAVTATAAPAELMHEVLDRVETDHGGVEAYLLAHGMDEATPQRLRDCLLEPATEVSAAV, encoded by the coding sequence ATGAGCCTGGAGCGTCTCGCTGTTGAGGGCACCTTCAACTTCCGTGACCTCGGCGGCGCCAGCACACAGTCGGGCGAGCGCGCGGTGCGACTGGGGCAGGTGTTTCGCGCCGATGGTCTGGCGCAGCTGACCGACCGGTCACGCACCGCTATGCGCGAACTCGGAATCGGCACGGTCATCGACCTGCGCGATATCGGCGAACGGTCGAAGCTGCCCGATGCCCTCGACGGACTCGACGTGACCCACATCGAACTTCCCGTCTTCGACGATCACTTCTTCCCCAGCCGACCGATGAGCGTCAAAGAGATGAAAGCCGCTGCGAAGGCGACCGGAATGGACCTCAGCGACCGTTCGCTCGAACGCATCTACGACCTCATGATCACTCACTTCGGGCACCGCCTGGCCGCAGTCGTCGACTCGATCGCCGAGCATTGCGGCACCGGAGTCGTCTTCCACTGCTCTGCCGGCAAGGACCGGACCGGTGTGGTGGGAGCGTTCGTGCTCGACCTCCTCGGTGTGGGCAGGGAGACGATCATCGACGAGTACACGGTCACCTCCACCCACCTCGCCGACGGCTTCCTTGACTCGATCACCAGGAACTTCGCCGATGCCGGCATCTCCGGCAACCTCGCCGTGACTGCCACCGCCGCCCCTGCCGAACTCATGCATGAAGTCCTCGATCGCGTCGAGACCGATCACGGGGGAGTCGAAGCGTATCTGCTCGCCCACGGGATGGACGAGGCCACACCGCAGCGGCTGCGTGACTGCCTGCTCGAACCCGCGACCGAGGTCTCAGCGGCCGTCTGA